One genomic segment of Hordeum vulgare subsp. vulgare chromosome 2H, MorexV3_pseudomolecules_assembly, whole genome shotgun sequence includes these proteins:
- the LOC123425579 gene encoding glucan endo-1,3-beta-glucosidase 4-like, whose translation MSQRGLEAVATLFMLMLFNASGAFVGINIGTGVSDLPSASDIVSTLKAKKIQHVRLVDSDHQMLVALANTGIEVMVGVPNDQLLRVGQSRPTAADWVNKNVAAYVPATNITYIALGDEVLTTIPNAALVLVPALQFLQSALLAANLNTQVKLSSPHSMDMISKAFPPSTATFNSTWSSIMLPYLQFLKSTGSSFMLNAQPYYGYVKGQGVFPLEYALFRSLNPNSQVADPNTNLFYTNMFDAMVDAAYSSMKAMNFTGIPVMVTASGWPWRGGRNEPAADVDNALAYNTNLIRHVLNNSGTPSQPNNQVSTYLFELFNEDRRAGPVSEQNWGIMFTNASAVYSLTFEDVATNNTDSPALRGMFCVANSNAPHSALKQSLDWVCGPGSANCSAIQPGQQCYKPDDIVAVASYAFNDYYHRTQASGGTCNFNGTATISSTDPSHGSCVFAGSTGANGSSSDAAAGPVSQDSFASQYKSCWLTCVLAVLLPVVLM comes from the exons ATGTCGCAGAGGGGACTAGAGGCCGTGGCGACGCTGTTCATGCTCATGCTTTTCAATGCTTCAG GAGCATTTGTTGGTATCAACATTGGCACTGGGGTGTCAGACCTGCCATCAGCATCAGACATAGTCTCCACCCTTAAAGCAAAGAAGATCCAGCATGTTCGCTTGGTAGATTCAGACCATCAGATGCTGGTCGCCCTCGCGAACACCGGAATCGAAGTGATGGTCGGGGTGCCAAATGATCAGCTGCTCCGCGTGGGCCAGTCTCGTCCGACAGCTGCTGATTGGGTCAACAAGAATGTTGCTGCCTACGTTCCGGCAACGAACATCACGTATATCGCCTTGGGCGATGAGGTTCTTACCACTATCCCGAATGCAGCTCTTGTTCTGGTACCTGCATTGCAGTTCCTCCAGTCAGCACTGTTGGCTGCAAACCTCAATACCCAGGTGAAACTATCAAGTCCCCACTCCATGGACATGATCTCCAAGGCATTTCCTCCCTCCACCGCCACTTTCAACTCGACGTGGAGCTCGATAATGCTCCCGTATCTTCAGTTTCTGAAGAGTACAGGATCTTCCTTCATGCTGAATGCTCAACCATACTATGGCTATGTGAAAGGGCAAGGTGTGTTCCCTTTGGAGTATGCCCTGTTCCGGTCACTCAATCCCAACAGTCAGGTTGCGGATCCCAACACCAATTTGTTCTACACCAACATGTTTGACGCTATGGTTGATGCCGCGTACAGCTCTATGAAAGCGATGAATTTCACCGGTATTCCTGTTATGGTCACAGCTTCTGGTTGGCCATGGCGTGGTGGACGAAATGAGCCGGCTGCTGATGTTGACAATGCTTTGGCCTACAATACAAATCTCATACGCCATGTGCTAAATAATTCTGGTACCCCTAGCCAGCCAAATAACCAAGTAAGCACATACCTGTTTGAGTTGTTCAACGAGGATCGTCGGGCTGGACCTGTTTCGGAGCAAAATTGGGGCATTATGTTTACCAATGCAAGCGCGGTGTACTCCCTGACATTTGAAGATGTGGCCACAAATAACACTGACTCGCCGGCTTTGCGCGGGATGTTTTGTGTGGCAAATTCAAATGCCCCCCATAGTGCATTGAAGCAAAGTTTGGATTGGGTATGTGGCCCTGGCTCCGCAAACTGCAGTGCCATTCAACCTGGGCAGCAATGCTATAAACCAGATGATATTGTAGCTGTTGCTTCGTATGCTTTCAACGATTATTATCATAGAACACAAGCGAGTGGCGGTACATGCAACTTTAATGGCACAGCAACCATATCATCTACGGATCCTA GCCATGGTTCATGTGTTTTCGCGGGAAG CACCGGTGCCAATGGCAGCAGCAGTGATGCGGCTGCTGGTCCTGTGAGCCAAGACAGTTTTGCGTCACAATATAAGTCTTGCTGGTTGACTTGCGTACTCGCCGTGCTGCTGCCCGTTGTACTCATGTAA